Sequence from the Desertifilum tharense IPPAS B-1220 genome:
ATGGGATAGCAGCACATCCCTAGGCGGCGTCCGAATAGCTTTCCCGGTTCGTTCTGAAACCATTAGCACAGCAAGCACCTCCCACCGACCCGCCAGCGCCATCAGCGGAACCACCGCCGTATTGATAAAATAGCCGAGCGTGGTAATTTTCCAGTATTGCCGAGTGCGATCGCTCAAATAGCCAGTCAACAAGCGCAAGCCATAGCCAATTAACTCGCCCAAACCTGCCACCAGCCCCACAATTGTCCCACTCGCCCCCAAAACGCCTAAATACGCGCCAGTAATGCTACGCGCCCCTTCATAGGTTGCATCGGCGCACAAACTCACCACGCCGATTAAAATCACAAACTTCCACGCCGCAGAGTTGTTTTTAGTCATATCCCCGCCCGGATAATTTTGACCAATAATAAAGCCCGCTTCGGCGGGCTAGGGTAAAACGATAGATTTTCTACATCGCCTTTAGTAGGCGTCTTGTAACTCGTAGAAATCGGGCGAAATGTAATCCTTGCGTAACGGCCAACCGACCCAATCTTCCGGCATCAAAATCCGCTTCAGGTTGGGGTGTCCCTCGTAGACAATCCCAAACATATCGTAAGATTCCCGCTCTTGGAAATCTGCCGTTCTCCAAATCCAATACACCGAAGGCACCTTTGGATCTTCGCGGGGTAAGAATACCTTAACGCGCACCTCATCGGGACGGTCAGCATTATCGCTAACTTTAATGAGATGGTAGAAACTGACCAAGCAATCGCCCGGCCCGCAATCGTAAGCGCCCTGACATTGGAGATAATTAAACCCATAGGCATACAACGCCGTGGCAATGGGTAGGAACACCTGGGGTTCAACCTTAATCATCTCCACGCCAAGATGATCCGGTTCTAGCGCTTCATGCTCAAAACCGTTTTCTTTCAACCACTTCGAGACTTTACCCGTTGGAGTGGGTTTATTTTCCGCTGCTTCTACAGGCTTGTCCGATTTTTCTTCAGCCACGCTTGACTTCCTCCTTCTTCGCCGACTGGAGTGCTGGGGGTACAGGCATTCCCATCGCTTCTGTCAATTCCTTGGGTGGGGCGTTCCGAGTCGGAGACTGGAGATATTGACCCGTCAAAATTGGCAAAGTGGGTTTCATCTTATGCTTCACCGTATGATAGCGGTGAGTCGGCAAGGTTCGACCGCGTTCTTGCATGGAATCGTTCGCAATTTTCTTGCGTAACTTGACAATGGCGTCCATAATCGCTTCCGGACGCGGCGGGCAACCGGGAATATACACATCCACCGGAATCAGTTTATCCACCCCGCGAACGGCAGTGGGAGAGTCAACGCTAAACATCCCCCCTGTAATGGTGCAAGCGCCCATCGCCATCACATACTTCGGTTCTGGCATTTGGTCGTACAGGCGAATCAGCGTCGGCGCGTACTTCATGGTAATCGTGCCAGCAGTAATAATTAAATCGGCTTGGCGCGGACTAGAACGCGGAACTAAGCCAAAACGGTCAAAGTCAAAGCGCGAACCAATCATCGCCGCAAACTCAATAAAGCAGCAGGCGGTACCAAACATCAACGGCCAAAGGCTCGATAAGCGCGCCCAGTTGTAGAGGTCGTCTACGGTGGTCAGAATGATATTTTCTGAAAGGTCGCTTGTGACCTGGGGCCGTTCGATAGGGTAAAGAATTTTTTGGGTATTGTCTGTGGAATTAGAACTCATGACCATTCCAACGCTCCTTTTCTCCAAGCGTAAACTAGGCCGATTACCAAAATGCCGATGAAAATGAGGGCTTCAATAAAGGCCAATAGTCCAAGCTGGCTGAATGCAACTGCCCACGGGTAAAGAAACACGGTTTCTACGTCAAAAATAACGAACACCAGGGCAAACATATAGTAACGAATGTTGAATTGAATCCAGGCCCCGCCAACGGGTTCAACTCCAGATTCGTAGGTGGTGCGGCGTTCTGCGCCTCGGCGTGCGGGGCGAACAATGCTGGAAGCCCCCAAAGCGAGGACGGGAACTAAGCCGCAAATCAGCAGGAATCCTAAGAAATATTCGTAGCCACTGAGGACAAACACGATGAATATCTACCGCGATAAGTACAAAAACTTGTTTAATGTCTCTGTTACATTTTGACACGCTTGGGTCAGATGGTGTGCATTGAGCCGACTGCATTGACCCTGATTTCGCTCTATCGTTTGCTGCGGCTGAAGTCTATGGATTGAATGCCCGCCCTTTTAGAGAGGAGAGAGGCTAAACTTGATGAGTTTATTTTCGGTAAATGCCATTGAAATCGTTGATGAACCGTTCTTGTTTAGTTTTTTCCGGGATGATGGCCTGTCTGAGTTTTGCAACTCAAGGGGTTGCTTCCCCAGCGGCAGTATTTTCGCCCTATCTCGACCAAATTCGTCAAAGTTTGCCGTCGGGGTGGGTGATGCGCTTACCGGCGATTGTTTTATTGGGGGAACCTGCCGATGATGGATTTATCGAGCGCTTGTACGTGCGCGTTCAGGGTTCGAGTTCCCCTGCGGCGCTCAATGTCAGCTTGTTTAGTTGTACGAGCGGTCC
This genomic interval carries:
- a CDS encoding NAD(P)H-quinone oxidoreductase subunit J, whose protein sequence is MAEEKSDKPVEAAENKPTPTGKVSKWLKENGFEHEALEPDHLGVEMIKVEPQVFLPIATALYAYGFNYLQCQGAYDCGPGDCLVSFYHLIKVSDNADRPDEVRVKVFLPREDPKVPSVYWIWRTADFQERESYDMFGIVYEGHPNLKRILMPEDWVGWPLRKDYISPDFYELQDAY
- the nuoB gene encoding NADH-quinone oxidoreductase subunit NuoB; translation: MVMSSNSTDNTQKILYPIERPQVTSDLSENIILTTVDDLYNWARLSSLWPLMFGTACCFIEFAAMIGSRFDFDRFGLVPRSSPRQADLIITAGTITMKYAPTLIRLYDQMPEPKYVMAMGACTITGGMFSVDSPTAVRGVDKLIPVDVYIPGCPPRPEAIMDAIVKLRKKIANDSMQERGRTLPTHRYHTVKHKMKPTLPILTGQYLQSPTRNAPPKELTEAMGMPVPPALQSAKKEEVKRG
- the ndhC gene encoding photosynthetic/respiratory NAD(P)H-quinone oxidoreductase subunit C, which codes for MFVLSGYEYFLGFLLICGLVPVLALGASSIVRPARRGAERRTTYESGVEPVGGAWIQFNIRYYMFALVFVIFDVETVFLYPWAVAFSQLGLLAFIEALIFIGILVIGLVYAWRKGALEWS